The region TGGAATGATAAGACGCAGACGCCGTTCTCTTTTGAGGACTATCCGTTATACCCGAAGCTTCAATTCTATCGTCTGGGGCTAGATGAAGTGGAGGTACAAAGCCCATACGCTGCATTATTATGTAGTTTGCACTACGCTTCATTTTTCGAAGATGTACAGGATTCGAAGGCACTGGCTTTCTATGAGCAGGAGCGGACCAGACAGCGGAGATTACTCCAACAGCTAGCGTTATGGGAAGAGGATGACCATGAAGCGATCGACACCTTTTATGACCTATTACAATTCTGTGATCATCTTTCATTATTCATATGCCTGAGTACCGTAGACAAAGAGGAGGAAAACTTCAGATGGCAGGATAATGGCTTCCGTCAGCGGTTCGAACACCTAGATTTTGAGCATATCATGCCTCGTTGGGTAGACGAAAGTACCATTGCGCTCACGCCTTTTCCCTTACATGAACCGACACGGGTGACGGTTAAGGAAAAAATATTAACAGCCTCAGAGATTGAGCAACACGGTTTGGCAGACGCTTACCATGCAGCCTCATACCGAGAACGTGAAGTATTATTAACGTCGGGGTAAGTCTGTATAAAGGTGAGGCCAACGAGTACAGGGACAACCGATGATGTTATCATCTCCTAAAAGGAAAGTAGACGTGTTAGGTGTTGAGGGCGTAATAAAAAACCACCAATCTAGGACCAGTATACGAGTTTACAAGTATGTGGTCACAGTGTGGTGGTTTTCGTGTATACACTCACTTCCAACTTTTTATCTCCAATGGAAGGGGGTTTGTTGATAGACATAATAATTGAGCCAATTCATGAACAGGAGATGTGAATGAGCGCGCCAAGTATACGCGGGTTTTTGGTTCACGTCATCATCGGGATAATAATGAACGGGCATTTGAACGTTGTCTCCTTTTTTGATGTCTCGGACATACTCATTGTGTAACGTGAGGCAGTCATATTCAGGATGACCGGTTAGAAAGATATGCTTACCGTCTTGACTTGCGGCTAGGTAAACACCAGCTTCATCCGATTGTGCCAGTAAGTCTAGTCCCTCTGCTTGCTCAATGTCCTCTCTCAGATTTTCTGTAAAACGGGAATGAGGCGCAGTAAACGTGTCATCAAACCCTCTTAGCAACTCTACAGTCGGTTTTAACACACGATGTTCGAACACCCCGGATAATTTTTGCTTCCTTTCGACTTTAGGAATACCATAATGATAGTACATGCCGGCTTGGGCGCCCCAGCATATATGTAACGTTGACGTCACGTGATCTAAACCCCATGACATAATCTCCGTGAGCTCTTCCCAGTACGTGACCTCTTCAAAAGCGAGGCGTTCGATCGGTGCACCGGTGATAATCATGCCATCATATTTATTCTGCTTAATATCGCTGAACGTATGGTAAAACTGTTCCAGATGAGCTTGTGACGTCGTTTTAGATTGGTGAGTCCCAGGTCTTAATAACGTGAAATTAATCTGTATGGGATTATTACTAAGCAAGCGTAGGAGTTGCGTTTCAGTTTTGATTTTCTCAGGCATCAGATTAAGGATGACAATGTTTAATGGTCGGATATCCTGTGTCACGGCACGGCTTTCTTCCATAACAAAGATGTTTTCTTTTCTTAAAATATCTTTGGCAGGTAAAGTATTAGGTATATTAATCGGCATGGTCTCTCCCTCTCTCTACAACCTCTTCTCTACTCTATTGTTCTCATTATAAGGAGAATTGGTCATACTTACAATCATAACGCTACAAATTTAAAAGATTTTCCATTAATGAGTCACACCGTTATGACATAGGCAGGTACATTCTTTTTTTGATATAATCCTGAATGATGATTGGTAACACCGTGGGGTGGTATGCGGTACATAGATGCACCGTCATTCGTTATGGAAAGAGGGAGTGCTTTTGAATAGCAAAGTCTTGATCGGTGTAGGGACTGGAGGAGCAGTGGGCGCCCTATTGCGTTATATGATCTCTAACATGTTTATGGAGTCTGTCATGTTCTATAGTACACTCCTCGTTAATCTTCTGGGAAGTTTAATCCTCGGTGGCCTAACAGGTTTTGTGCTAGCAAGACAGATGCAAGAGTGGCTGAAAGCGAGTATCGGCGTCGGTTTTTGTGGCGGCTTTACGACCATGTCCACCTTCGCTTTGGACGTTGTCGCGTTGACACAACAGACAGTGATCCTGGGGATGATCTATGTGGTCCTTTCTATTTTTGGTGGGATCGCCTGTGCCCTTATGGGTCTGATCCTGGGTGAGTGGATTGGCCATAACCGAGCCCCCAAGGACGCTCGAACGGAGTGACAGTTCTAATTAAAGAAAGAATTGGAGGGGTGCCTGTGAATATGATGGTTATGATCGGCGGTGCCTTGGGGGCCATAGCACGCTACACGCTAGGTCTGATGTGGATGAAGTCCTTTCAACATGCACCCATTCCCACAGCAATGATTGCCGTGAATGTGTTCGGGTCATTGGTGCTAGGGGGTTTTGTTGGTATCATATCTCCACTAGACACGCTTAGCGATGAAAGGATGATTTATGCCCTGTTTGGTATTGGCTTTTTAGGGGCATTCACGACGTTTTCAACCTTTAGTGTCGAAGCCCTTACGTTGTGGCGGCGACGTCGTCGTGTTGTTTTTTTAATATATGTGACGTTGAGTGTCGGCGGAAGTGTCGTCGCTTTCTTAACAGCTTATTACTTGGGACTCATGATTTAAATTTCATCATTGTCATATCTTGTTTCTTTGGTCTATTGTTCCCTGAGCAATAGGCTTTTCTTTTATTTTTTATTACATAAGGATACCGCGACAAGGGTAAATTAGAAGAAGGGATTTGATGAGGCGTAGATCACACTGGGAGGCAATCCATGAGTACTCACGAGCCTAATGACACGTCCGTTAGAGATAGATTACAAGCAGCATTAGTCCGAGGAGATATTGAATCATTTCGGCAAGCGTTTCTACATATGCATCCCACTGACCAGATGGACAACCTGTCTCGCTTTCCTTCTGAACTAAGGCAAAAGGTGTACTATTATTTATCGCCATCTGAATTTGCAGACATCTTTCAAGAGTACCATCGTAAGAAACAGAAAAGTCTCATCGTGGAGTTAGATGACCATTACACACTCGATGTGATAGACCATATGCAAACGGATGATGTGGTTGATTTTCTATCTGAATTATCGAAGGAAAAGCGTCGATTTTTTCTAAAACGGATGGATGATGCCACAGCGCAGGAAGTCAGCACGTTGCTCACTTACCCTGAAGAGACGGCTGGGGCCATGATGACCACCGAATTCATCTCGATATCTGTAGAGGATAAGGTTGAAAGAGTGTTACACCGGCTACGCCAAGAGGGACCGGATGCGGAAACGATCTATTATCTGTACGTGACAGATCAACACAAGCGTTTAGTAGGTGTGGTGTCCCTAAGGGAACTTATGACGTCCCCTCTGCACACGCAGATACAGGAAATGATGAAAACAAAAGTGATTGCCGTTGATGTGCGAAAAGATCAAGAGGAAGTGGCTCAGCTTATCCAAAAGTATGATTTGTTAGCTGTGCCCGTTATTGCACATGGGCGCCTGGTGGGCATCGTTACCGTTGATGATGTCATCGATGTGATCGAAGAAGAAACGACAGAAGACTTCGAGGAAATATCAGCAGCCAAGGGGGCTGTCAATTTAGAAAACGGAGCGTGGGACTCGTCTAAAAAACGACTTCCATGGCTCATTCTATTACTTTTTATTGGGCTGATCACGGCCACGATAGTGAAGAGCTTTGAAGAAACGTTAGAGCGTGCGGTACTGTTGGCCATGTTTATTCCTATGATTGCTGACATGGCAGGGAATACGGGTACACAATCCCTGGCGGTCGTTGTCAGAGGGTTAGCATTAGGCAAACTAAATAAGGAAACCAAAGTGCGCTTGCTTAAAAGAGAAGCGTTCACGGGAGTCATATTGGGGCTTGTGTGCGGTTTCGTCATCATGATTATATCTCAGGTCGTCACAGAAGGGGAGCCGCTAATAGGCTTTGTTATCGGTCTTTCCCTATTTTTCATACTGGTTATCGCCACACTCGCAGGAGCCGTCGTTCCCCTTATCATCAATAAATTTAACATTGACCCTGCTGTGGCTTCAGGTCCGTTTATTACAACAATCAATGATATCTTGGGACTACTCATTTACTTTTATATCGCCACACTTTTACTCGGTCACCTGATGGAGTAAAGACCACACTATGAATAGGAGGATGTAGAATGGATCAAGATTTACAATTAATGAAATTGCTAACGGAGACCCAGGGACCACCTGGCTTTGAAGAGCGCATATATCGTGTATTCCAACAAGAAATGACCCCTTACGCCGATGATGTTATCAAAGATAACCTAGGAAGTATTGTGGCTAAGGTCGGGCAACAAGGACCTAAAATCATGATGATTGGCCATCTTGATGAAGTGGGCTTTATGGTCAGTCGCATTACGGATCATGGCTTTTTGCGCTTAAAACCGTTAGGGGGTTGGTGGGGGCACGTCATGCTGTCCCAAAGGGTTCATGTCCTGACGTCAAAAGGAGACTTAATCGGTATCATCGGCTCCAAGCCGCCGCACGCTTTGTCCATAGAGGAAAGAAAAGAAGTGGTTAAAATTGAGCATATGTTTGTGGATATTGGGGCCGGTAGTCGAGAAGAAGCGGAGGAAATGGGGGTGCAAGTGGGAGATCCGATCACAACCATCTGTCCATTCGAGGTGATGGGCAACCCAAAGCATCTGCTATCGCGTACGTGGGATAATAGAGCGGGATGTTATGTGGCCATTAAAGTGTTACAACGTTTAAAAGCGGAACAAGACGCGTTACCGAACCAAGTGTTTGCCGGTGCGAGTGTGCAAGAAGAAGTCGGTTTACGTGGAGCTGGTACTTTGACACATAAGGTCAACCCAGATATCGGTTTCGCGTTAGACGTCGGCGTCGCGGGCGACACGCCAGGCATGAAAGAAAAGGACAGTAACACAAAATTAGGAGACGGACCGTTAATCGGTTTCTTAGATCGGAGCATGATCCCGCACCGACCGCTGCGTGATTTTGTCGTTGATATTGCAAAATCAAACGATATACCTTACCAAATTGAGATTATGGAAGGCGGGGGGACAGACGCAGGTCGTATCCATACCACATTGGAAGGTGTCCCATCCTTAGTTGTGAGTGTGCCTTCACGGTATATCCACAGTCATGTTTCGGTCGTTCATCGAGACGATTTAGACCATGCCGTAGAGCTTCTCGTACAAGTGGCGAAGCAATTAGATGCAACAGCTGTAGAAAAAATAAAAGGTCTCTAAGC is a window of Caldalkalibacillus salinus DNA encoding:
- a CDS encoding DUF3891 family protein; its protein translation is MIILEHDQQFHLVKQHDHAQASGQIARQMNIPRLTFDSRTDDVYIAVDEHDRGWIDLDETPIWNDKTQTPFSFEDYPLYPKLQFYRLGLDEVEVQSPYAALLCSLHYASFFEDVQDSKALAFYEQERTRQRRLLQQLALWEEDDHEAIDTFYDLLQFCDHLSLFICLSTVDKEEENFRWQDNGFRQRFEHLDFEHIMPRWVDESTIALTPFPLHEPTRVTVKEKILTASEIEQHGLADAYHAASYREREVLLTSG
- the metA gene encoding homoserine O-acetyltransferase MetA; its protein translation is MPINIPNTLPAKDILRKENIFVMEESRAVTQDIRPLNIVILNLMPEKIKTETQLLRLLSNNPIQINFTLLRPGTHQSKTTSQAHLEQFYHTFSDIKQNKYDGMIITGAPIERLAFEEVTYWEELTEIMSWGLDHVTSTLHICWGAQAGMYYHYGIPKVERKQKLSGVFEHRVLKPTVELLRGFDDTFTAPHSRFTENLREDIEQAEGLDLLAQSDEAGVYLAASQDGKHIFLTGHPEYDCLTLHNEYVRDIKKGDNVQMPVHYYPDDDVNQKPAYTWRAHSHLLFMNWLNYYVYQQTPFHWR
- a CDS encoding fluoride efflux transporter FluC translates to MNSKVLIGVGTGGAVGALLRYMISNMFMESVMFYSTLLVNLLGSLILGGLTGFVLARQMQEWLKASIGVGFCGGFTTMSTFALDVVALTQQTVILGMIYVVLSIFGGIACALMGLILGEWIGHNRAPKDARTE
- the crcB gene encoding fluoride efflux transporter CrcB, with the translated sequence MMVMIGGALGAIARYTLGLMWMKSFQHAPIPTAMIAVNVFGSLVLGGFVGIISPLDTLSDERMIYALFGIGFLGAFTTFSTFSVEALTLWRRRRRVVFLIYVTLSVGGSVVAFLTAYYLGLMI
- the mgtE gene encoding magnesium transporter codes for the protein MSTHEPNDTSVRDRLQAALVRGDIESFRQAFLHMHPTDQMDNLSRFPSELRQKVYYYLSPSEFADIFQEYHRKKQKSLIVELDDHYTLDVIDHMQTDDVVDFLSELSKEKRRFFLKRMDDATAQEVSTLLTYPEETAGAMMTTEFISISVEDKVERVLHRLRQEGPDAETIYYLYVTDQHKRLVGVVSLRELMTSPLHTQIQEMMKTKVIAVDVRKDQEEVAQLIQKYDLLAVPVIAHGRLVGIVTVDDVIDVIEEETTEDFEEISAAKGAVNLENGAWDSSKKRLPWLILLLFIGLITATIVKSFEETLERAVLLAMFIPMIADMAGNTGTQSLAVVVRGLALGKLNKETKVRLLKREAFTGVILGLVCGFVIMIISQVVTEGEPLIGFVIGLSLFFILVIATLAGAVVPLIINKFNIDPAVASGPFITTINDILGLLIYFYIATLLLGHLME
- a CDS encoding M42 family metallopeptidase yields the protein MDQDLQLMKLLTETQGPPGFEERIYRVFQQEMTPYADDVIKDNLGSIVAKVGQQGPKIMMIGHLDEVGFMVSRITDHGFLRLKPLGGWWGHVMLSQRVHVLTSKGDLIGIIGSKPPHALSIEERKEVVKIEHMFVDIGAGSREEAEEMGVQVGDPITTICPFEVMGNPKHLLSRTWDNRAGCYVAIKVLQRLKAEQDALPNQVFAGASVQEEVGLRGAGTLTHKVNPDIGFALDVGVAGDTPGMKEKDSNTKLGDGPLIGFLDRSMIPHRPLRDFVVDIAKSNDIPYQIEIMEGGGTDAGRIHTTLEGVPSLVVSVPSRYIHSHVSVVHRDDLDHAVELLVQVAKQLDATAVEKIKGL